The Gloeobacter morelensis MG652769 genome contains the following window.
CGCTGACGAATCAGTTCGAGGGTCAAAAAGGCCGCGTGCCCCTCGTTCATGTGGAAAATGTCGATGTCGAGTCCCAGGGCGTCCAGCAACCGCACCCCGCCGATGCCCAGCAGCACTTCCTGCTTGATGCGGGTGTCCTGGTCGCCACCGTAGAGGTGACCGGTGATCCAGCGGTCAATCTCGCCGTTTTGCTCGACGTTGGTATCGAGCAGATAAAGCGGCGTACGGCCCACCTGGGCGAGCCAGGCGCGGGCATAGACCTGCCGGTCTTCGATCGGGATCGTAATCTGCAGCGGGTTGCCGTCGCCGTCGCGCACCAGGCTCATGCAGGTCAGATCCATGACCTGATCGACGTAGCGCTCGATTTGCCAACCTTCAGGGCTCAGTTGCTGGTTGAAATAACCTTGCCGGTACATCAGGCCCACGGCCACCAGGGGCAAGTTGAGGTCGCTTGCCGATTTGACGTGGTCGCCCGCCAGCACGCCAAGACCGCCGGAATAGATAGGCAGCGTTTCGTGGACGCCGAACTCGGCGCTGAAGTAGGCGATGCGCCGCTCACCGGCGGCAGCGAGGTACTCGCGCTGGAAGTCGACCGCCTGCCTCAGGCGCGCCATAAACAGCGGATCGTCGCTCAAAGCTTCGCTCTGGGCCGGACTCAACTCGGCAACCGCGACGTTCGGATGACCCTTGTAGGTGGGCAACGCCTCGAAGACCTGCTGGAGCCGGTCCTGCCAGACCCAGAGGTAGTTGGTGATCAATTCGCGCAGCAGCGTACGCACCTGCAATACTTTACTGCTTACTTCCGTGTTCATAGTCCCGTGCCTTTCCCGCCATTGGCATTGCTGCAGCAAGACGCTCTGATCGGCTGCAATTGTTCATCGAATGCTGTCATCTCCAAAAAGCGTCCAACGTGCCAAACGCATAGAGCGCATACGTCTGATACCTCCGGCTGCGGAGATTATATTCCTTAATTGGCGCGATTGGCCAACGAATATGCAAAGGCTAAGCGACCCCGCAGCCAAGCGCTTTGCAGGCGCCTAAGGACGCATCTGGCCCATAGCGGGCGATCCCGCAATTTTGCCCGGCTATATTGCCTGTGCACTCCCAACAAAGATTTAAGGTGCAATCGCAGTTTTTAATCGATCAGGGGATTGTGTCGGCCGGGTTTGTCATTTAGTTTGAATTAATAATTGTAGTTATAAATTTAGGCTACTGAGGGATCCGCATCTCGGGAAAGTCTCTCACGAACACACCCATATCGCTGCCGAGCGGGTAGCTCCAACCCGGTTCGCAGCGGCCGACCACCATCGAGACGCGCCGGAAATGATCCGGGTAGCGGCCAGGATCGCACACGTATACCCAGGGCGCTTTGATCACCGGCCAGAACATCGCTTTGCCCTCGTTGAGCACCCCGGGCACCGGTACCGTCTCCGGCGTGCCGTCTCCGGTGCAATCGACGGCAAGGTCGGCTTGATTCCAGCAGGTAATGGTGCCCGAGCGGTTGAACGTCGCCACCTGGGATCGCCAGTGGGCCAATAGTTCGACCCCCTGGGCGGTCGCTTCGACGTTGGCATCGCGAATGACGCCCACGGTGGTGGTCGCAGCTACCGCCCCTAAGATCGACAGCGCCGCGAGGGCAATCACCATCTCGAAGAGCGTAAAGCCGTGGGAACTTCTCAAGGTGAGCCTCCTTGGGGAGTGCGGGTCAAAAAGAGGATGGCCACCCGCAACTGCACCTTGCCCGCCTCGGTGGAGTCGAACTCGTAGGAACGCAAGGAGACACTGCCGCGGCTGCGGGTGTGCAGCCCGTCCAGATCGGCCAGAAAATTCCAGATACTGCTCTCGCTACCGACGGTACTCGCGGTGCAAAGCAGCTCGCCCGCCTTGGGTTGACGGTGAAACTGCACCGCGAGCACCAGCGATTCACGCGCGGCAAGGCGGGTGAGCAGCTGCAGCGCCTGGACTTGGCTGTTGAGCTTGAGCGCCTCCCACTGGCCTATCTGGTGGCGCAACCGGCTAAGGCGCTGTTGCAGCCCGACGGCACTGAGGCCCGCATCTTGGCCAAGGGTGTGCTCTTCGCGCACAGCGCGGTCGATCTGCACGTAGAAGTAGCTGCTGAGCAGCAGGGCGAATGCACCGCTTGCCAGCGACAGCCAGCCGACCCAGCGGTAGAGTTCAGGAATCCTTGGGCCGCTGCTGGGTCTGGAGGGGGTTGGCGAGGTCGATTTCGATGGGGATAGAAACCTGGTCACGGGTGCGGACCCCAAAATGAAGGTCGCCAAGCTTGCCGAGGTGCTCGAATTTGCCCAGCGACTGCAGCACGGCGATTGGGCTGCCGACGACGGTGAGTTGGAGTTTGCGCCGCTCGGTGAGGATCACCTTCTGGAGGTAGGCCCCTTCACCGACATGACGTCTTAGCAAGCCGGCCAGCTGGGTGCTGGGAATATGTCCGGAGCGAGCACGGGCAAATTCGCTCTCCAGGCCGGAGTGGCGGGTTTTGCTCGCTTTTAGCTGCGCCTTGAGCGGGGTCAGTTCCGGCTGCAACAGGCCCGGCCCATAGCTGGCCAGGGCTTGTCGGATCTGCCACCACTGCCCGGCGCTCCAGCCCCACAGGCCGATTCCCACAAGGGCAAGCGCCAGGGTCTGTTGGCGGGCGCTCAGCAGCACCAGCGGCAGCGCCCGCTTGCGATTGGTGCCCGCCTCCAGCAGGGCCGCGAGCGTGACCGGATGGCTGGCGAGCGGAATGACCAGGGCTCCTAGTTTGGAGTCTTCCCCTTCTGGAAAGCGGCGAATGCCCAGGTAATACACCGGCTCGCCGTCGTCGGTGCTCAGTAACTCCACAGCCCGTGCCAGGCTGCCGGCGCTGCGCGAGCGCAGAGCGGCCAGTCGTTCGATACCGCCGTCGCCGATGCGGGCCACCTCGACGTAGGCCTCCTGGGCTGTGGACAGATCGATAATCGCCACGAAGGGCGGCAGCCGCCGCACCTTACGGACCACCGCCCGCAGCGCGGCCAGCATCAGCGGGTAGGCAAATTCCGGACCTTTAACCGGCGGGCGGGCTGCCTGCCAACGGATGTCGACCGGCCCCACCGCGTCGGGGCGCCAGGAGCCCGGCGGCTCCGGCGCCTCCGCCGGGGGTGTCTCCCACTGGGAGGTCGCCAGGTAACAGGCGGCTCCGAACCGACAGCCGACGACGTCTTCCTCGGTGCGCAGCAGTTGCATGGCACTTAGAGCGCCGCTGTAAAAGGCGAGGTGCCGACGCCGCCGGTCTGACTGACCACCGGGTAGGCTCCCTCCCCGAAACCGGTGCCGCTCACCGAAGAGGCGGAGCAGGTGTTAGTGGCGCTCGCCTGCCCGAGGGCCGCCGCCGCCCGGTTTTTGATGTTGCCGGGGACTTTGTTGTCGGGGTTGCACAGGTCGGTGAGCGAAATTTGCATCGGCAAGGGCCGGAAGTTGGTGCCCAGCACCGGTTTGAGAATTTCGATATTTGCTGCGTCCTCCGGACCGCTCAGGGCATTGAAAGCACCGATGGAGGTGGTGTCGCCGCGGGCGACCACCGAGTCTCGCCATTGCATCATCTTTTCGAGGGCGGCGACGGTCGCTTCTGCCTTCGAATCGCTGCTCAGGCTGCTCAAGGTAAAGAACGAGGCCAGGGCCAGGAAAATCAGCACGATCATGGCGATGGTCAGTTCGATGACCGTGACACCGCGGCGGTTGCGCTTGCGGACGTTCAGCTGCGACATGGTGGAATCCTCACGTGTTGGGTAACGTCACTGGAGTTTGGGCAGCACAACCGAGAACTGGATAATAAAAGCTTCCAGAAACACGACCGTCGCTGCGATGGGCAGATAACCCAGGCCCTCAAAGATCAAAGCGGTGGTGCCGGCCCCCCGCAAAGTCTGGTCGACCAGGGCTTCGCGCCGCGCCTCGATAGCCCCGATGCGGGTCTGGGGTTCCATCGATTCGAGGGTGGCAAGAAAGGCGCGCATCTCCGGGCGGATGCGCTCCAGGCATAGGCCGCGCCGCAAAAAAGAGCGCACGGTGTTGCCTTCAATCTGCATGTGGCGGCCGATCCCGGCCAGCGAAGCGCTCAGATAGGGGCCGGCCACCCCCGCCGCCCGCTCGAGACTGTCGCCGAAGAGCACCCCGGATTTCAACAGCACCTGCAAAGCCCCCAAAAAGCTCAGCCAGCGCAGGTCGAGGAGTACCTGCAAACTCGAAAGGCGGGCGGAGAGCGCTTCGAGTTGGTGCAGCACGCGCGGCTGTTTGAGCCCCCACAGACCGCCGACGAGCAACCCCGCCTGCAGGAGCACCCACAGCCAGGGCCAGTCGTGGATGAAGCGGACGATGTCCGCCTGCAGGGCAAAGATGGCGTACTGAGAAAGATCCCGCCCTTCGATTTCCTTGAGGATGGTGCCCAGTTGGGTGGCGCTCACCCCCACCAGGACCGCCTGCGAGAGCAGAAAAATAAATAGGATGCGCCGGAGTGGACCGAAGACCTTGCCGCTCAATTCGACCTCGACGCGCAGCGAGCGCTCGAGTATCGGTACGATGCCGTCGAGTTGACCGCGCAACTCCGCCTCGCGCACGCAGCCGGTGAGCATCGCCGGAAAACGCTTCGGAAAGCTCTGCATCGCCCGGGAGACAAACACTTCCGAGCCCTCGCGGGCGTAGCGGAACATCAACTGGGCGACCTCCAGCCAGGCGGGATCGTTTTTGGCCTGGCCGATCTCCACCAGCACCCGGCAACGGTCGATGGGCTTGCCCAGGGCCGCGTTCCAGAGGTATTGCTGCAATAAGTCCAGCGTTTTTCTCTGACTCCAGGTTCTGATTTCAAAGCGGCGCCAGGAGGATGCAGTCACAATGTCACCTCCGCCTCGCGACGCGACAACAGCCGCATCGCCTGCCGGTCCTCCTGCAGATGGGGTGCGACTTTTTGCCAACTCACCAGCCCGCCGTGGCGGCGCTCGGCGTCGAGCATCCAGGCGGCGGTGCGCCGGTAGGTCTGCTGGTGCTGGACTTCGGCGGCTGCCAACAACTCAAAGACGGTGATCTCGGGGCGCAAAAAGTGCTCAGCCAAAGCCGGTACATAGATAGCCTCGGTGAGGGGGACGCGGTCGGCCAGATAGCCCAACAGCGGTCCTTCGCTGCGGCAGGTGCCCCGGCCGCAGCCGGGACCGGGCCGCCGCCATAGTCGGATTTGCCACTGCAATGCCTCGCGCAGAGGCTCCGGTACCGCTTCGACAGTTGAGCAGTGGGGGCAAACCCGCGGCAGGAGTCTCTGGCAGTAGACATAGCCGGTGGTCGAGACGAAGGCGGCGATCTGGGCGTGGCCGTCGCGCTCCGATTCGCCGCGCAGCAAGTTGCGCAGCCGCTCGGTAAAGCGCACGGCCCGGTTGGTGTGCAGTGTGGTGAGCACCAGTTTGCCGTTGGCGAATCCGAGGATGCGTTGGGCGGTGTCGCGGTCGTTGATCTCTCCAAAGATGATGTCGCCCGGGTCGTTGCGCGTGGCAAAACGCGACCAGTCCAGCCAGTCGTTCTGCTCGGTGACTTCGTATTGGAAGATGCCCTCGACCAGTCGTTCGATGGGACTCTCAAAACTGTGCACATGGTGGCCGCGGCGGGCGCGCAGCAACCCGACATTCTGCAGCAGCATCGACTTGCCGGAGTTCATCGAACCTGCCACCAGGCTGATGGCCGTTTCCAGATCCAATAGACACAGCATCTCGGTATCGGCGATGCGCTCCATCTCACTTAGAACCTGCTCGGGCGGCTCCTCCTGGGTAGGCCAACGGCCGGTGATGCTGCGGTAGATGCGCGGGTGCAAGTTCATGCGCTCCAGGGGAATAAACCCCGCCTGGCTGATCACCCGCAAGCCGATTTCCCAGTCGCCGCCGTCGCCGGGACCGAGGGGCGCCATCACCAGGCGCATCGTCTGCAACTGGCCGCTGCGATCGGCCAGGGTGACGTTGCCGTACTGGATGCGCCGCTGGGAAATTTCGCAGTCGGCCGCCGAGGCGAGGCGGGCGAACATCTGGCGGCCGCGGCCTTCGAGATCGACGCTTCCCCAATCGAGTTCGCCGATTTCTTCGCTGATGAGCACGCGCTCCTCGCCGATATGGGCGGCGACGTGGGCGCAGCGGCCGCCGCGGGTAAAAAGCCGTACATCGGACGCTTCGTAGGCCAGCAGCACTTCGTAAAGCTGAATAATCAGGCTGTCGGCGGGCGACTCGCCCCAGCGGAGAATCTTGTCCGCCGATTTGGCGGAGGTGGCCTGCAGCGTGGCCTGACTGCCGCTGGCAATCTGGCGGCGCAACAGGTTGAACAACTCGATTTTCTCCGGGACATAGACCGGTAGCGCCTGCAGTTCGGCCTGCTCAGCGACCGTGAGGGGGCTTACGGTGAGCACCGAGCGGCGGCCTCCGTGGGGGATGACCAGGTGCCCGAGGCTTGCCCAGTTCTTCTCGATTTGCTGCACTTCGATGTGATCGAGTTGCTCTGCACGCACGATC
Protein-coding sequences here:
- a CDS encoding pilus assembly FimT family protein, producing the protein MRSSHGFTLFEMVIALAALSILGAVAATTTVGVIRDANVEATAQGVELLAHWRSQVATFNRSGTITCWNQADLAVDCTGDGTPETVPVPGVLNEGKAMFWPVIKAPWVYVCDPGRYPDHFRRVSMVVGRCEPGWSYPLGSDMGVFVRDFPEMRIPQ
- a CDS encoding ATPase, T2SS/T4P/T4SS family, with the protein product MKSSPPVRTHNRIERFIGAVSAGENERQVLEELYRTSGTRFFQLACQQVAEEKRFWEQCAAVFFSVDGIVRAEQLDHIEVQQIEKNWASLGHLVIPHGGRRSVLTVSPLTVAEQAELQALPVYVPEKIELFNLLRRQIASGSQATLQATSAKSADKILRWGESPADSLIIQLYEVLLAYEASDVRLFTRGGRCAHVAAHIGEERVLISEEIGELDWGSVDLEGRGRQMFARLASAADCEISQRRIQYGNVTLADRSGQLQTMRLVMAPLGPGDGGDWEIGLRVISQAGFIPLERMNLHPRIYRSITGRWPTQEEPPEQVLSEMERIADTEMLCLLDLETAISLVAGSMNSGKSMLLQNVGLLRARRGHHVHSFESPIERLVEGIFQYEVTEQNDWLDWSRFATRNDPGDIIFGEINDRDTAQRILGFANGKLVLTTLHTNRAVRFTERLRNLLRGESERDGHAQIAAFVSTTGYVYCQRLLPRVCPHCSTVEAVPEPLREALQWQIRLWRRPGPGCGRGTCRSEGPLLGYLADRVPLTEAIYVPALAEHFLRPEITVFELLAAAEVQHQQTYRRTAAWMLDAERRHGGLVSWQKVAPHLQEDRQAMRLLSRREAEVTL